A region of Acidobacteriota bacterium DNA encodes the following proteins:
- a CDS encoding DUF4091 domain-containing protein, which translates to MALLSWQMSRRKFLAGSTLFSGLTGSTAGRILAFAEAGKKSAVPGNPDGLSSGAESSATSGTGIKVWAINDTVRIDPVRNQPFEQNPGLFPDGIRPGYKQSNLVWDGSARRITLKAARNETVAFQIVIERAGAKLTNVNVALADLAGPSGAKIPLENFDMFREWYVHVKNPSKESYTLGAGWYPDGLLPCLRWSGNLYPHTYVMPFDLPDPLNNVGKEQQSQAIWVDIYIPRSRAAAPPGKYSAPITISSDQGASQLTLELQVWDFELPEESHLRPSIHTDTEINSFSEELELKYYQLARKHRISISCLGYAPALKVSGTNVEIDWTRYDARLSKYFDGSAFTEQYGYSGPGHGVPTEYIVTPFGAYPWNLYKIPRGIQLSGKEWKFYAPWPVAPPREGPTPEYRAIWKNAFQAYQAHFDQHPAWNKTEMVVFFNSLDESYDRVSQDRMFYFGQLLKESSTPRLKFRVDGSYPRETTARLEKILDIANLGLEDCTAANAAEFKKRGIELWFYENGASIIDGDGLKCRGLSWFAWKQRTDSWDIWEMDFDSLRAWQYPETYDHRNGAGMLVYRGETMGLDEPAASIRFKGMRRGCQDYEYFWLLAQTPGGREVADKAVQHVVHGSFNGKEALGAPGMWLHDPDEWDRMRLKIGDAIEKAQSSRS; encoded by the coding sequence ATGGCTTTACTTTCCTGGCAAATGTCCCGGCGGAAATTCCTGGCCGGCAGCACACTGTTTTCCGGGCTGACAGGCTCGACGGCGGGCCGCATCCTGGCGTTTGCGGAAGCAGGCAAAAAGTCCGCAGTGCCGGGGAATCCTGACGGCCTTTCGAGCGGCGCAGAGAGCAGCGCCACCTCGGGAACAGGCATCAAGGTCTGGGCCATCAATGACACCGTACGCATCGATCCGGTCCGCAACCAGCCCTTCGAGCAGAATCCCGGCCTTTTCCCGGACGGCATTCGCCCGGGCTACAAGCAGTCCAATCTGGTCTGGGATGGGTCTGCGCGGCGCATCACCTTGAAAGCCGCGCGCAACGAGACGGTGGCATTCCAGATAGTGATCGAGCGCGCCGGAGCGAAGCTGACCAACGTAAACGTGGCGCTGGCAGATCTGGCCGGGCCGTCGGGCGCCAAAATCCCGCTGGAAAACTTTGACATGTTCCGGGAATGGTACGTGCACGTAAAAAATCCTTCAAAAGAAAGCTACACACTCGGTGCGGGCTGGTATCCAGACGGGCTGCTGCCCTGTCTTCGCTGGAGCGGCAACCTCTATCCGCACACCTACGTCATGCCCTTCGACCTGCCCGATCCCTTGAACAACGTCGGCAAGGAGCAGCAGAGCCAGGCCATCTGGGTGGACATCTATATTCCCAGGTCGCGCGCCGCCGCGCCGCCGGGCAAGTACTCCGCGCCCATCACGATTTCAAGCGACCAGGGAGCATCTCAGTTGACGCTGGAGCTTCAGGTGTGGGATTTCGAGCTGCCCGAGGAGAGCCATCTCAGGCCCAGCATTCACACCGACACTGAAATCAACTCTTTCTCCGAGGAGTTGGAACTCAAGTATTACCAGCTCGCGCGCAAGCACCGCATCTCGATTTCCTGCCTGGGGTATGCGCCCGCCCTGAAGGTCTCCGGCACAAACGTTGAGATTGACTGGACCAGATACGACGCGCGGCTCTCCAAATATTTCGACGGCAGCGCCTTCACTGAGCAATATGGATACAGCGGCCCCGGCCATGGCGTGCCCACCGAATACATCGTTACCCCGTTTGGCGCCTATCCCTGGAACCTCTACAAAATACCTCGAGGCATCCAGCTCAGCGGAAAGGAGTGGAAGTTCTACGCGCCCTGGCCCGTCGCCCCGCCGCGCGAAGGTCCCACCCCTGAATATCGCGCCATCTGGAAAAACGCCTTTCAGGCTTACCAGGCCCATTTTGACCAGCATCCCGCCTGGAACAAAACGGAAATGGTGGTTTTTTTCAATAGCCTTGATGAATCCTACGACCGCGTGTCGCAGGACCGCATGTTTTACTTTGGGCAGTTGCTCAAGGAATCGAGCACGCCGCGCCTTAAATTTCGCGTGGACGGTTCCTATCCCAGGGAGACGACCGCGCGCCTGGAGAAGATCCTCGACATCGCCAACCTGGGCCTCGAGGATTGCACCGCCGCCAACGCCGCAGAATTCAAAAAGCGTGGAATCGAGCTCTGGTTCTATGAGAACGGCGCGTCCATCATTGATGGCGATGGACTCAAATGCCGCGGCCTGAGCTGGTTCGCCTGGAAGCAGCGCACCGACTCCTGGGACATCTGGGAAATGGATTTTGATTCACTGCGCGCCTGGCAATATCCCGAGACGTATGATCACCGGAATGGAGCCGGCATGCTGGTCTATCGCGGCGAGACCATGGGTCTGGATGAACCGGCCGCCAGCATTCGCTTTAAGGGAATGCGGCGCGGCTGCCAGGATTACGAGTATTTCTGGCTCCTCGCCCAGACTCCCGGCGGCAGAGAAGTGGCGGACAAAGCCGTGCAGCACGTTGTCCACGGTTCTTTTAACGGCAAAGAGGCTTTGGGCGCGCCCGGCATGTGGCTCCACGATCCTGATGAATGGGACCGCATGCGCCTGAAAATCGGCGACGCCATCGAAAAAGCCCAGTCGTCCCGTTCGTAG
- a CDS encoding heme-binding protein, translating to MEALSTKDISLEQALLIVGKAIEKANAIHTKMDIAVVDAGCNLKAFARMDGAWQGSIDIAIKKARTARFFDMPTGEIGKLSQPGGPLFNIEHSNGGLITFPGGVPIKTSDGTIIGAVGVSGSTVENDHAVAEAGAAAAGK from the coding sequence ATGGAAGCACTGAGCACCAAGGATATCAGTTTGGAACAGGCCCTGCTGATTGTAGGAAAGGCCATTGAAAAGGCCAACGCGATCCATACCAAAATGGACATTGCCGTGGTGGACGCAGGCTGCAATCTGAAAGCCTTTGCCCGCATGGACGGCGCCTGGCAGGGCAGCATCGACATCGCCATCAAAAAGGCGCGCACGGCCCGCTTTTTTGACATGCCAACGGGCGAGATCGGCAAGCTCTCGCAGCCCGGCGGCCCGCTCTTTAACATTGAGCATTCAAACGGCGGGCTCATCACCTTCCCGGGCGGCGTGCCCATCAAAACTAGCGACGGGACCATTATCGGCGCCGTCGGCGTGAGCGGCTCAACCGTGGAAAATGACCACGCCGTGGCCGAAGCCGGCGCTGCCGCTGCGGGGAAGTAG
- a CDS encoding DNA adenine methylase, with protein MQLLTQNVAVEPTRQATLPGCVGRIQGPRPFLKWAGGKSRLVPVLRKCVPRNFGRYFEPFLGGGALFFNLLPARAVLGDSNYDLIHCFKTVRDRPDEVLEYLRSLTVGEEEFYRIRGVDPGTLSDGARAARFIYLNKTCFNGLYRVNKKGLFNTPFGQYKKVVLADSESLLSASQSLRKVELRCEDYSSVLQKARPEDFVYLDPPYLPVGKYSDFKRYTKKQFYESDHEKLAEVFRLLTQKGCRVLLSNSFHERISNLFAGFYQAIVSMPRFINCKGDGRGAVKELLISNYPTTLTQ; from the coding sequence ATGCAACTGCTTACCCAAAATGTCGCCGTTGAACCCACCCGCCAGGCGACTTTGCCTGGATGCGTAGGGCGTATCCAAGGGCCAAGACCTTTCCTCAAGTGGGCGGGTGGCAAGTCGCGACTCGTGCCAGTTCTCAGAAAATGCGTGCCCAGAAATTTTGGTCGCTATTTTGAGCCCTTCCTTGGTGGCGGCGCGCTTTTTTTCAACCTGCTCCCAGCGAGAGCTGTCCTTGGAGATTCGAATTACGATCTCATTCATTGCTTCAAGACGGTTCGAGATCGCCCAGATGAGGTACTCGAGTATCTCCGCTCACTTACGGTAGGTGAAGAGGAATTCTATCGAATCAGAGGCGTCGATCCGGGGACCCTCAGCGATGGTGCTCGGGCCGCTCGATTCATTTACTTGAACAAGACCTGTTTCAATGGCTTGTACAGGGTCAACAAAAAAGGCCTCTTCAACACACCCTTCGGTCAATACAAGAAGGTCGTACTTGCTGACAGCGAGAGCCTGCTCTCTGCCAGCCAGTCGCTAAGAAAAGTAGAACTGCGCTGTGAGGACTACAGCTCTGTCCTCCAAAAAGCCAGGCCCGAGGACTTCGTATACTTGGATCCCCCATATCTGCCTGTCGGTAAGTATTCTGATTTTAAGAGATACACAAAAAAGCAGTTCTATGAATCAGACCACGAGAAATTAGCCGAGGTTTTTCGTCTCTTAACCCAGAAGGGGTGCCGCGTCTTACTGAGCAACTCCTTTCACGAGAGGATTTCTAACTTGTTTGCTGGCTTTTATCAGGCTATAGTCTCGATGCCGCGCTTCATAAATTGCAAGGGGGACGGAAGAGGTGCGGTGAAAGAGCTACTGATTTCAAACTACCCAACTACTCTCACTCAATGA
- a CDS encoding DUF4252 domain-containing protein → MKILTGFTGKQTFTRALPTALLASCLMAFGATAAWAQNARLELSQLDRLASKASEVANVSLEGPMLKMAAEQMSKKAATAKSQNKAFAANMVQRLKGIYVKSFEFDQPGGYSKADLEGVTKQLESGGWKSIVHVEEKKSGETTGIYVMQEGGATVGMAIVAAEPKELTVVNLVGPIDFSQLGSLGSLGALGQLGGLAGAMGSSKPELQDRQATTPKAQADSK, encoded by the coding sequence ATGAAAATTCTGACAGGTTTTACCGGGAAGCAAACGTTTACGCGCGCACTGCCGACGGCGTTGCTCGCATCGTGCCTCATGGCATTTGGCGCCACAGCAGCCTGGGCGCAGAATGCCAGACTGGAACTCAGCCAGCTCGATAGGCTGGCCAGCAAGGCCTCTGAAGTTGCAAACGTGAGCCTGGAAGGACCCATGTTGAAGATGGCAGCGGAGCAGATGTCAAAGAAGGCAGCCACAGCAAAGTCGCAGAACAAAGCCTTCGCGGCCAATATGGTCCAGCGGCTGAAAGGCATCTATGTTAAGAGCTTCGAGTTTGACCAGCCGGGCGGATACAGCAAGGCCGATCTCGAAGGTGTAACGAAGCAGCTTGAGTCAGGCGGCTGGAAATCAATTGTGCACGTGGAAGAAAAAAAGTCGGGCGAAACCACCGGCATCTACGTGATGCAAGAGGGCGGAGCGACGGTTGGAATGGCGATTGTGGCCGCTGAACCCAAAGAGCTGACGGTTGTGAACCTGGTAGGGCCTATTGACTTCAGCCAGCTTGGCAGCCTGGGAAGCCTGGGAGCGCTCGGCCAGCTTGGCGGCCTGGCGGGAGCCATGGGCAGTTCAAAACCGGAACTGCAGGACCGGCAGGCAACAACTCCGAAGGCCCAGGCGGATTCCAAGTAG
- a CDS encoding sigma-70 family RNA polymerase sigma factor encodes MSRVGEQAVEDALARCTNGDHAAFAEIVREHQSMVYSLALHFLKNPSMADDLAQDVFLELYRNLGSLKSGAHLRFWLRKVTCHRSIDRVRRRKPDGMLSLDDVPEPATTAHTRDPLLEERLWKLVATLPDKSRMAVILRYQEEMELREIAEVMEIPVNTVKSSIDRALELLRNKLTRSMGGVKV; translated from the coding sequence TTGAGCAGAGTTGGAGAACAGGCTGTTGAGGACGCGCTCGCGCGGTGCACAAATGGCGACCATGCGGCCTTCGCCGAGATCGTGCGGGAGCATCAGTCAATGGTCTACAGCCTGGCTCTGCACTTCCTGAAGAATCCGTCGATGGCGGACGACCTGGCGCAGGACGTCTTCCTGGAACTTTACCGCAACCTCGGCAGCCTCAAGTCGGGCGCGCACCTCCGCTTCTGGCTGCGCAAGGTAACCTGCCACCGCTCAATCGACCGCGTGCGGCGCAGGAAGCCAGACGGAATGCTCAGCCTGGACGACGTGCCGGAGCCCGCAACGACGGCGCACACGCGCGATCCTCTGCTGGAAGAAAGGTTGTGGAAGCTGGTGGCAACGCTTCCGGACAAGTCGCGCATGGCGGTGATTCTGCGCTACCAGGAGGAGATGGAACTCCGCGAGATTGCCGAGGTAATGGAGATTCCCGTCAACACGGTGAAGAGCTCCATCGATCGGGCGCTCGAACTGCTGCGCAATAAGTTGACCCGTTCGATGGGAGGAGTAAAGGTATGA